From Weissella diestrammenae, a single genomic window includes:
- a CDS encoding nucleoside hydrolase, with translation MATKKMILDLDTGVDDALALALAVEDPRIDLIGIVSSYGNTLVETAGQNSLNLLHLLGADDVPVYLGESHSSTTTHFDVMPISMAIHGDNGVGNIELPQAPRKIESISGVQFLIDAAHQYGDDLIYLPTGPLTNLAAAIKQDPEVAQLIGQTTLMGGALTVPGNVTPFTEANIHQDPEAADFVFTHQKNLTMVGLDVTLRTLLTKNHTQAWRALDTLAGRTYADVMDYYINAYDTLDIDHRGAALHDPLAVAVAIDPDYVTTINLNTRVTYDKQSGDYGRTIGDSARLLDATTTKIAVNVDTERFVRDFQEFMLDILSKTA, from the coding sequence ATGGCAACAAAGAAGATGATCTTAGATTTAGACACTGGTGTAGATGATGCACTAGCTTTAGCTTTAGCAGTAGAAGACCCACGTATTGATTTAATCGGTATTGTCTCATCATATGGGAACACACTTGTTGAGACCGCTGGTCAAAATTCATTAAACCTACTTCATTTACTTGGTGCAGACGACGTACCAGTATATTTGGGTGAATCACATTCATCAACCACGACTCATTTCGATGTTATGCCAATTTCAATGGCAATCCATGGCGATAATGGGGTTGGTAATATCGAATTGCCACAAGCACCTCGCAAAATTGAAAGTATCAGTGGTGTGCAATTCCTAATTGATGCTGCTCACCAATATGGAGATGACCTTATATACTTACCTACAGGTCCATTAACCAATTTAGCAGCGGCAATAAAGCAAGACCCTGAGGTTGCGCAATTAATTGGGCAAACCACGCTAATGGGGGGTGCCCTAACGGTACCTGGTAACGTTACGCCATTTACAGAAGCAAACATTCATCAGGATCCCGAGGCAGCTGATTTTGTTTTCACTCATCAAAAGAATCTCACAATGGTTGGACTTGACGTCACATTGCGCACGCTTTTAACAAAGAACCATACACAAGCATGGCGGGCGCTCGATACGCTTGCTGGTCGCACATATGCTGATGTTATGGACTACTATATTAATGCTTACGACACCCTTGATATCGATCATCGTGGTGCAGCTCTCCATGACCCATTAGCTGTCGCCGTGGCAATTGATCCAGACTATGTGACAACAATCAACTTAAACACTCGCGTGACTTACGATAAACAATCTGGCGATTACGGTCGTACAATCGGAGACAGTGCCCGCTTACTCGATGCAACGACTACCAAGATTGCTGTTAACGTTGACACAGAACGATTCGTACGCGATTTCCAAGAATTTATGCTTGATATTTTATCAAAAACAGCATAA
- the tilS gene encoding tRNA lysidine(34) synthetase TilS — protein sequence MQAKALRANLIRHIRETAMFDAKDHVIVAFSGGHDSVHLLTWLIDANNFPAGLQPQVSVVYVNHQLRTDAEQEETFVRNWLVMHREQLVHVAIRRIEWGEKPTHGIEAAARDRRYAILAEQAEQWGIHKVITAHHQDDQIETILFKLIRGGQLSQLQGMSDRQARGTLEIIRPLLNLKKSDLPKLVNEPITDYIQDYSNDDEQFARNRLRQTLIPQLRQVNAGFDQHLLEMTRQFKALDKIAHEPVVQAVDAIENGQFDWHHAGDEAVIYLQAWFNQQGIYAVKMSQLDQLIALMKNPNVRVGEIELTQTVKVKREGRRLLLATT from the coding sequence ATGCAGGCCAAAGCGCTTCGAGCTAATTTAATTCGTCATATTCGAGAAACGGCAATGTTTGATGCAAAAGATCATGTCATTGTGGCTTTTTCAGGTGGACATGACTCAGTTCACTTATTGACGTGGTTAATCGATGCAAATAACTTTCCTGCTGGGTTACAACCGCAAGTCAGCGTTGTTTACGTTAATCATCAGTTAAGAACTGATGCTGAACAAGAGGAGACGTTTGTTCGAAATTGGTTAGTGATGCATCGTGAGCAGTTAGTGCATGTCGCAATCAGACGGATTGAATGGGGTGAGAAACCAACACATGGGATTGAAGCGGCAGCTCGTGATCGGCGCTATGCGATTTTAGCTGAACAGGCGGAACAATGGGGCATACATAAGGTGATTACCGCACACCATCAAGATGATCAGATTGAAACGATTCTGTTTAAATTAATTCGTGGTGGTCAATTATCGCAGTTACAGGGGATGTCTGATCGACAAGCGAGAGGTACGCTTGAAATTATTCGACCACTGCTTAATTTGAAGAAAAGTGATTTGCCAAAGCTAGTCAACGAGCCAATTACTGATTATATCCAAGACTATTCAAATGATGATGAGCAATTTGCGCGTAATCGGTTGCGTCAAACGCTTATTCCGCAACTACGACAAGTGAATGCAGGTTTTGATCAACACTTGTTAGAAATGACTCGTCAATTTAAAGCACTGGATAAAATAGCGCATGAGCCAGTTGTGCAAGCAGTAGATGCCATTGAAAATGGACAATTTGATTGGCATCATGCTGGAGATGAAGCAGTAATCTATCTCCAAGCATGGTTTAATCAGCAAGGTATTTATGCAGTTAAAATGAGTCAATTGGATCAATTGATAGCTTTGATGAAAAATCCCAATGTGCGGGTTGGAGAAATTGAATTAACACAAACGGTCAAAGTCAAAAGAGAGGGACGGCGACTACTGTTGGCGACAACTTAA
- the ftsH gene encoding ATP-dependent zinc metalloprotease FtsH, protein MNNRPSGNFVRNSLFYVIMLLAILGLVYWVAGPQQTTTVKKIETSTFMKQLNDKKIKSIQVKPGAGVYDITGKYRKPMTDKDTKNADNPLTKMFGGENKAKVTEFDVQVLTNDSVVENINKAAEKTKTEVTTKQEDSNMWGSILMTFLPILLMVGFFWFMMSGMNQGGKGGPGGVMGFGKSKAKPSDPEDNKVRFRDVAGAEEEKQELVEVVEFLKDPSKFTKLGAKIPKGVLLEGPPGTGKTLLARAVAGEAGVPFFSISGSDFVEMFVGVGASRVRDLFENAKKSAPSIIFIDEIDAVGRQRGAGMGGGHDEREQTLNQMLVEMDGFSGNEGIIVMAATNRADVLDPALLRPGRFDRKILVGRPDVKGREEILKVHSKGKPLSNDVDLKEIAKQTPGFVGADLANLLNEAALLAARQNKDVIEAVDVDEAEDRVIAGPAKKDRVVSAKERETVAYHEAGHAIVGLVLNEARVVHKVTIVPRGRAGGYAIMLPREDQMLMSKTDAMDQIAGLMGGRAAEEIIFNQQSSGASNDFEQATNIAHAMVTEYGMSDKLGMVQLANGGQPFLGRQYGESPAYSDETARLIDEEVRRLTTEGYQNARHIIETHKDAHAAIAKALLEFETLDEKQILSLFETGQMPTNTTVDANEDDNPMSYEEAKKVANEKVSSAIEERVDSDKSTVPVKVEVLYPRNK, encoded by the coding sequence ATGAATAATCGCCCAAGTGGTAATTTCGTTCGGAATAGTTTGTTTTATGTCATCATGCTTCTTGCAATTTTGGGGTTGGTTTATTGGGTTGCTGGACCGCAGCAAACGACAACCGTCAAAAAGATTGAAACATCGACGTTCATGAAACAATTGAACGATAAGAAAATCAAATCGATTCAAGTGAAACCCGGTGCTGGTGTTTATGATATTACTGGAAAATATCGTAAGCCAATGACCGATAAAGACACGAAGAATGCAGATAACCCATTAACTAAGATGTTTGGTGGGGAAAACAAGGCTAAAGTCACTGAATTTGATGTGCAGGTTTTGACAAATGACTCTGTAGTTGAAAATATTAACAAAGCTGCCGAGAAAACCAAGACTGAAGTGACTACGAAGCAAGAAGATTCAAATATGTGGGGCTCAATTCTCATGACCTTCCTACCAATTTTGTTAATGGTTGGGTTCTTCTGGTTTATGATGAGTGGCATGAATCAAGGTGGAAAAGGTGGACCTGGTGGCGTAATGGGCTTTGGTAAGTCAAAGGCTAAGCCATCAGATCCAGAAGATAATAAGGTGCGCTTTAGGGACGTTGCCGGTGCTGAAGAGGAAAAACAAGAACTGGTAGAAGTTGTTGAATTCTTGAAAGATCCAAGTAAGTTTACTAAGTTGGGGGCAAAGATTCCAAAGGGCGTTTTGCTTGAGGGACCTCCCGGAACTGGTAAAACATTGCTTGCACGAGCTGTTGCTGGTGAAGCAGGTGTACCATTCTTCTCAATTTCAGGTTCAGACTTTGTTGAAATGTTCGTTGGTGTTGGTGCAAGTCGTGTCCGTGATTTGTTTGAAAATGCTAAAAAATCAGCACCATCAATTATTTTCATTGATGAAATTGACGCTGTCGGTCGCCAACGTGGTGCTGGCATGGGTGGTGGTCATGATGAACGTGAGCAAACCTTGAACCAAATGTTGGTTGAAATGGATGGCTTTTCTGGTAATGAAGGTATTATTGTCATGGCTGCAACTAACCGTGCTGATGTACTTGATCCAGCGTTGTTGCGTCCGGGTCGATTTGATCGAAAGATTCTAGTTGGTCGGCCTGATGTAAAAGGACGTGAAGAAATTCTGAAGGTTCATTCTAAAGGGAAGCCATTATCAAACGATGTGGATTTGAAAGAAATTGCTAAGCAGACACCTGGTTTCGTGGGTGCTGATTTGGCCAATTTGTTAAATGAGGCTGCTTTGTTAGCAGCTCGCCAGAATAAAGATGTCATTGAAGCAGTCGACGTTGATGAGGCGGAAGATCGTGTCATTGCTGGTCCAGCGAAGAAAGATCGTGTTGTTTCGGCTAAAGAACGTGAAACTGTGGCTTATCATGAAGCTGGTCACGCAATTGTCGGACTTGTATTAAATGAGGCCCGTGTTGTTCACAAGGTCACCATCGTCCCTCGTGGTCGTGCTGGCGGTTATGCCATTATGTTGCCTCGTGAAGATCAAATGTTGATGTCAAAGACTGATGCTATGGATCAAATTGCTGGATTAATGGGTGGTCGTGCCGCTGAAGAAATCATCTTTAATCAACAATCATCGGGTGCTTCAAATGACTTTGAACAGGCAACCAATATTGCCCATGCAATGGTTACTGAGTATGGTATGTCAGACAAGCTTGGTATGGTGCAGTTAGCAAATGGTGGACAACCATTCTTGGGTCGTCAATACGGTGAATCACCAGCTTATTCTGATGAAACAGCGCGTTTGATTGATGAAGAAGTGCGTCGTTTGACAACTGAGGGTTATCAGAATGCACGTCATATTATTGAAACCCATAAGGATGCTCATGCTGCAATTGCTAAGGCATTGCTTGAATTTGAGACGCTTGATGAGAAGCAAATTTTGAGCTTGTTTGAAACCGGTCAAATGCCAACCAATACGACGGTTGATGCGAATGAAGATGATAATCCGATGTCGTATGAGGAAGCAAAAAAAGTTGCTAATGAAAAAGTATCATCAGCTATTGAAGAGCGGGTTGATAGCGATAAATCAACAGTACCTGTTAAGGTTGAAGTCTTGTATCCCCGAAATAAGTAA
- the hpt gene encoding hypoxanthine phosphoribosyltransferase, translated as MSEWNMDNDIERVLYSREDIAEAAKRVGGELAHDYENKTPIILVVLKGAALWAVDVMRYMQYTEVEFIDVSSYNGGVASSGEVSLITDIKSDVKGRDIIIMEDIVDTGRSLMFMKDLLLERGANTVKTASLLDKKEGRVVDATVEYIGFDVPKAFVVGYGLDYSVEGKEFYRNLPYVGILKKSVYAPEHANLVDADITSTH; from the coding sequence ATGAGCGAATGGAATATGGACAACGATATTGAGCGTGTCTTATACAGTCGAGAAGATATTGCTGAGGCTGCTAAAAGAGTTGGTGGTGAATTAGCACATGATTATGAAAATAAAACGCCAATTATCTTAGTGGTTTTAAAAGGTGCAGCACTTTGGGCTGTTGATGTCATGCGATATATGCAATACACTGAAGTTGAGTTTATTGATGTGTCAAGCTATAACGGTGGTGTTGCCAGTTCTGGTGAAGTGTCATTGATTACTGATATCAAAAGTGATGTGAAGGGCCGCGACATCATTATCATGGAAGATATTGTTGATACAGGTCGTTCGTTGATGTTCATGAAAGACTTATTATTAGAACGTGGTGCCAATACTGTGAAAACGGCAAGCCTATTGGATAAAAAAGAAGGACGAGTAGTGGACGCAACTGTTGAATACATTGGCTTTGACGTTCCAAAAGCTTTCGTGGTTGGCTATGGTTTAGACTATAGTGTTGAAGGTAAAGAATTTTATCGTAATTTACCTTACGTTGGTATTCTTAAAAAATCTGTGTACGCACCGGAACATGCCAATTTGGTTGATGCTGATATTACATCCACACATTGA
- a CDS encoding RNA-binding S4 domain-containing protein produces MRLDKYLKVSRLIKRRTVAKEISDQGRITINEKVAKSSSDVKIGDVLTIQFGNKTLTIKIERIVETTKKEEAEHMYSILDESYATTD; encoded by the coding sequence ATGCGTTTGGATAAATATTTAAAGGTTTCACGGCTCATTAAGCGGCGCACTGTCGCTAAGGAAATTTCAGATCAAGGGCGTATTACAATTAATGAAAAGGTGGCAAAGTCATCATCAGATGTCAAAATTGGGGATGTTTTGACAATTCAATTTGGTAATAAAACGTTGACGATTAAGATTGAACGGATTGTTGAAACAACTAAAAAAGAAGAAGCCGAACACATGTACAGCATTCTTGACGAATCATATGCGACGACAGACTAA
- the rbsR gene encoding ribose utilization transcriptional repressor RbsR produces MKKASIKDVASRAGVSIATVSQIINHKADRFSQETIDRVFAARDELGYIANGAAKKLKGVQSPMIGVIIPSFRIPFFADIVQSMQLNAPERVNLVFMGAENEKIESSIYSLVERGVDALIFGRPIPNHQEVNEFLKKRDIPFLVLDQNTDVLAPDRIVADEFGGGMLAAAHLLNLGHKKIAIVKPNEMTDNMFLRLEGFIRTLSREGLKPIIQCQTLLSKHGGLHVTDTIIKSGATAVFALNDEMAIGLMRGLAKQGIDVPAQISIVGYDDTDYAEFVTPTLTTIAQPVKEIGAAALHMIVNRLEQTNLPQQTETFELHLVHRESTKALNSRDSR; encoded by the coding sequence ATGAAAAAAGCATCAATCAAAGATGTTGCTAGTCGTGCAGGCGTATCAATTGCGACCGTTTCACAAATTATTAATCATAAGGCTGATCGATTTTCGCAAGAGACAATTGATAGAGTTTTTGCTGCCCGTGACGAATTAGGTTATATCGCAAATGGTGCGGCTAAGAAATTGAAGGGTGTTCAGAGTCCAATGATTGGGGTGATCATCCCATCGTTTCGAATTCCTTTTTTTGCTGATATCGTCCAAAGCATGCAGCTGAATGCACCTGAACGGGTTAATTTGGTTTTTATGGGTGCTGAAAATGAAAAAATTGAAAGTTCCATATATTCTTTAGTTGAACGTGGGGTGGATGCATTAATCTTTGGTCGGCCGATTCCCAATCATCAAGAAGTCAATGAGTTTTTGAAAAAGCGAGACATTCCATTTTTAGTTTTAGATCAAAACACGGATGTTCTAGCGCCGGATCGAATCGTTGCGGATGAATTTGGGGGTGGGATGTTAGCTGCTGCTCATTTACTGAATTTAGGTCATAAAAAGATTGCCATTGTTAAACCAAATGAAATGACTGACAATATGTTTTTGCGATTAGAAGGGTTCATTCGGACATTATCACGAGAAGGGCTCAAGCCAATCATTCAATGTCAAACGCTCCTTTCGAAACACGGTGGTCTACACGTGACGGACACCATTATTAAAAGTGGTGCGACAGCAGTGTTTGCATTAAATGATGAAATGGCCATTGGATTGATGCGCGGACTGGCAAAACAAGGGATTGATGTGCCAGCTCAAATCTCAATCGTTGGTTATGATGATACTGACTATGCTGAATTTGTTACGCCGACTTTGACGACAATTGCGCAACCAGTGAAAGAAATAGGTGCGGCAGCGTTGCATATGATTGTTAATCGGTTAGAGCAAACTAATCTGCCTCAGCAGACAGAAACTTTTGAATTGCATTTGGTGCATCGAGAGTCTACAAAAGCATTAAATTCAAGGGATTCTCGTTGA
- a CDS encoding putative polysaccharide biosynthesis protein translates to MKKTKNNTMLSGAAILMVTGVVAKILSALYRVPLQNIVGNTGFYVYQQVYPIYGIGMVLALSGWPMFISKIVSEQPDAIHARFVVRRLFWLLSLISLIIFIGLYGFALNIAQLMADSNLAPVIQSVAWMFLFMPFLTIGRGFSQGQMDMRPTAVSQLVEQIVRVVIIIGVAIYAALVHWNVYHMGMWAMAGAPIAAFFATGTMFSTLKKIWEPESMPMTTPSPDYQWRQLLKRLWQEGGLVAMIAAMLVILQLMDAFSLKKLLVHGGMVASNAEALKGVYDRGQPLIQLGMVLATSLGTALLPNLRGYFIEQKHQVFKHDFAISLRLSLVLALGATGGMIAIMPQLNQVLFNSRQGNGALSMYMLVILPATLILVIVTVLQAMDKINGIRGSIWGAMILKYGLNVILVPKFGIVGASVATLLALIPVLVFVIYRVPSDLWQMMHISRVIGQMVRITLMMTVVVKLTTILGDWIFGVSRGASSLTLLVAIVFGASLFVWLINRQNVLTREEWQLLPKGSGLYQRLNKEEK, encoded by the coding sequence ATGAAAAAGACGAAAAATAATACCATGCTGTCTGGTGCGGCCATTTTAATGGTGACGGGTGTCGTTGCTAAAATCTTAAGTGCACTTTATCGAGTACCATTGCAGAATATCGTTGGTAATACTGGTTTTTACGTTTATCAACAGGTATATCCAATTTACGGGATTGGAATGGTCTTAGCACTTAGTGGTTGGCCAATGTTTATTTCAAAAATTGTGAGTGAACAGCCAGATGCGATACATGCACGATTTGTTGTTCGACGGTTGTTTTGGTTATTGAGTTTGATTAGTCTGATCATTTTTATTGGCCTGTACGGTTTTGCATTAAATATTGCGCAACTGATGGCTGATTCGAATTTGGCGCCTGTCATTCAATCTGTGGCTTGGATGTTTTTATTTATGCCTTTTCTAACGATTGGGCGTGGTTTTTCACAAGGACAAATGGATATGCGGCCCACAGCTGTTTCGCAACTCGTTGAACAAATTGTTCGGGTCGTGATTATCATTGGTGTGGCAATCTATGCTGCTTTGGTACATTGGAATGTTTATCATATGGGAATGTGGGCCATGGCCGGAGCACCAATTGCTGCTTTTTTTGCGACAGGTACTATGTTTTCGACTTTAAAAAAAATTTGGGAACCAGAAAGCATGCCAATGACGACACCATCGCCAGACTATCAATGGCGTCAGTTATTGAAACGTCTGTGGCAAGAGGGTGGATTGGTGGCGATGATTGCAGCCATGTTAGTGATTTTACAATTAATGGACGCATTTTCATTAAAAAAATTATTAGTCCATGGCGGTATGGTAGCGAGTAACGCTGAAGCGTTGAAGGGTGTTTATGATCGAGGACAACCACTGATTCAACTAGGCATGGTGTTAGCGACAAGTCTTGGTACGGCACTGTTGCCTAATTTGCGTGGTTATTTTATTGAGCAAAAACACCAGGTATTTAAACATGATTTTGCGATTTCTTTACGCTTGTCTTTGGTCTTAGCATTGGGGGCAACAGGCGGTATGATAGCGATTATGCCACAACTTAACCAAGTGTTATTTAATTCGCGTCAAGGTAATGGCGCATTGAGCATGTATATGCTTGTGATTTTACCGGCGACCTTAATTTTGGTTATCGTGACTGTATTGCAAGCAATGGATAAAATCAACGGAATCCGAGGTAGCATTTGGGGCGCAATGATTTTAAAATATGGCCTGAATGTGATTTTAGTGCCAAAATTTGGAATTGTTGGGGCTAGTGTTGCAACGTTGTTGGCTCTCATCCCAGTGTTAGTATTTGTGATTTATCGAGTGCCAAGTGATTTATGGCAGATGATGCATATCTCCCGGGTAATCGGGCAGATGGTGAGGATTACTTTGATGATGACGGTTGTTGTTAAACTGACAACTATTTTAGGTGATTGGATATTCGGGGTCTCAAGAGGTGCAAGTAGTTTGACACTGCTAGTGGCAATCGTGTTTGGGGCCAGTTTATTTGTTTGGCTAATTAATCGACAAAATGTATTGACGCGTGAAGAGTGGCAATTATTACCTAAAGGTAGTGGATTGTATCAACGATTAAATAAAGAGGAGAAATAA
- a CDS encoding FtsB family cell division protein has translation MAGRQQHSNNIRPMNPAGDQFIRVNSEAQMRHAKRVHARRRTGIYMMTMFVIIGFFVTGIGNYNRMHQAEAQTVKLNKQVKKAQTENKELKVTKNNLKDDKYAEQYVRQRYLYTKKGEVVFNLPDNNK, from the coding sequence ATGGCTGGACGTCAACAACATTCAAATAATATTCGGCCAATGAATCCGGCGGGTGACCAATTTATTCGGGTTAATTCGGAAGCACAAATGCGTCACGCTAAACGCGTCCATGCTCGCCGACGAACAGGGATTTATATGATGACGATGTTTGTCATTATCGGTTTTTTTGTCACAGGGATTGGTAATTACAATCGGATGCACCAAGCTGAGGCACAAACAGTTAAGTTAAATAAGCAAGTAAAAAAGGCTCAAACTGAAAACAAAGAATTAAAAGTTACGAAAAATAATTTAAAAGATGATAAATATGCTGAACAATATGTAAGGCAACGATATTTGTATACTAAAAAGGGTGAAGTGGTCTTTAATTTGCCAGATAATAATAAGTAA
- a CDS encoding NupC/NupG family nucleoside CNT transporter encodes MYVVINIIGIFVTIGVAFLFSRDRKNIQWKSVGIVTALQLVLAWFFVNFSVGRQAVVAAADGFNWLVGTAYKGIAFALPDWVPTTVAGAGGTLHGSMNFVTSALLPILLVVPLFDILTYIGFLPWLVKWIGRGLSFITGQPKFEAFFSIEMMFLGNTEVLAISKNQLNQMDERRNLTIALMSMSCVTASIVGAYTQMMPGQYVLTAIPLNILSAIVITAILNPVKVAAEDDVVAEVNDAIAVEQADGTTTMERPKKEPFFSFLGDSILGAGKLILIILASVIAFVALANLIDAVLGLTGLKWLSLSNIFGIIMFPFAWLLGFSPEHAFQIAQYMGTKLVTNEFVVMGEVSKSIMAHKGMFANQHATAVLTVFVTSFANFSTVGMIIGAFKGLVSKKKVDFISSNVPLMLVSGILVSLLSAGMAGLFAW; translated from the coding sequence ATGTATGTTGTGATTAACATCATTGGAATCTTCGTCACAATTGGTGTTGCATTCCTCTTTTCACGCGATCGGAAAAATATCCAATGGAAATCCGTTGGTATTGTGACTGCGTTACAACTGGTCCTCGCTTGGTTCTTCGTCAACTTCAGCGTTGGTCGTCAAGCTGTTGTTGCTGCGGCAGATGGTTTCAACTGGCTTGTTGGTACCGCCTATAAAGGAATTGCCTTTGCTTTGCCTGATTGGGTCCCAACGACCGTTGCCGGTGCCGGTGGTACTTTGCACGGTTCAATGAACTTTGTGACCTCAGCACTTTTGCCAATTCTATTGGTTGTACCACTATTTGACATCTTGACTTATATTGGTTTCTTACCATGGTTGGTTAAGTGGATTGGTCGCGGCCTTTCATTTATCACTGGTCAACCTAAATTCGAAGCATTCTTTTCAATTGAAATGATGTTCTTAGGTAATACTGAAGTTTTGGCTATTTCAAAAAATCAATTGAATCAAATGGATGAACGTCGTAACTTGACAATTGCTTTGATGTCAATGAGCTGTGTCACGGCTTCAATCGTTGGTGCTTATACGCAAATGATGCCTGGGCAATACGTTTTGACAGCGATCCCACTTAACATCTTAAGTGCTATCGTCATCACTGCAATCTTGAACCCAGTTAAAGTTGCTGCTGAAGATGACGTTGTCGCTGAAGTTAACGATGCTATTGCTGTTGAACAAGCTGATGGCACAACGACTATGGAACGACCAAAGAAAGAGCCTTTCTTCTCATTCTTAGGTGATTCTATCCTTGGTGCAGGTAAGTTGATTTTAATTATCTTAGCCTCTGTTATCGCCTTTGTGGCCCTTGCTAATTTGATTGATGCTGTTCTTGGTTTGACTGGATTAAAGTGGTTGTCACTTTCAAACATTTTTGGAATCATCATGTTCCCATTCGCTTGGCTTCTTGGTTTTTCACCAGAGCACGCTTTCCAAATTGCGCAATATATGGGAACAAAGTTGGTTACCAACGAATTCGTTGTCATGGGCGAGGTTTCAAAGAGTATCATGGCGCACAAGGGAATGTTTGCTAATCAACACGCCACTGCTGTGTTAACAGTCTTCGTTACTTCTTTCGCTAACTTTAGTACCGTTGGTATGATTATCGGTGCCTTCAAGGGCTTGGTAAGCAAGAAGAAAGTTGACTTTATTTCAAGTAATGTACCATTGATGTTAGTTTCTGGTATTTTAGTATCATTGCTTTCAGCTGGTATGGCCGGATTGTTTGCTTGGTAA
- the rihC gene encoding ribonucleoside hydrolase RihC — MTKEPIILDMDPGIDDAVALSIALTHSEFDLKLLTGVAGNVSVDKTTANLIKLVEFFNRTDIPVAKGAAAPLKKAFKDASYIHGASGMPGYDFPEPVYQPLAQDAISAMAEVLSNASEPITIVATGAYTNIALLLQQYPKLKSKIKRFVLMGGSLSGGNVSSVAEFNIFTDPDAAKIVFESGVDITMIGLDVTLKALLSNQTIADVASMGTVGKMISGVMTAYNDVEATGKPMHDVNTILYLLHPEFFTLKDFMVYVITDGPAIGGTIADTQDRWSNGQLNAHVAIDIDAKAFENWFIEEIPKMNAYRG; from the coding sequence ATGACAAAAGAACCAATTATTTTAGATATGGACCCTGGGATTGATGATGCTGTTGCACTTTCAATCGCACTCACACACTCAGAATTTGATCTTAAGTTATTAACCGGTGTGGCAGGTAACGTTAGCGTTGACAAAACAACTGCCAACTTAATTAAACTGGTTGAATTTTTCAATCGGACTGATATACCCGTTGCCAAAGGTGCTGCTGCCCCATTAAAAAAGGCCTTCAAAGACGCCTCATATATCCATGGTGCATCAGGCATGCCCGGTTATGATTTCCCAGAACCAGTCTACCAACCGCTTGCACAAGACGCCATTTCAGCCATGGCAGAAGTACTGTCTAACGCTTCTGAACCGATTACAATTGTAGCAACTGGTGCCTATACAAACATCGCATTACTGCTACAACAGTATCCTAAGCTCAAATCAAAGATTAAGCGTTTTGTCTTAATGGGTGGCTCACTTTCAGGCGGTAACGTCTCATCAGTCGCTGAATTCAATATCTTTACCGACCCAGATGCCGCAAAAATTGTTTTTGAAAGTGGCGTTGATATCACGATGATTGGTTTAGATGTCACATTAAAAGCACTGCTTTCAAACCAAACCATTGCTGATGTTGCCTCGATGGGTACCGTTGGCAAAATGATTTCTGGTGTCATGACCGCCTATAACGACGTGGAAGCAACTGGTAAACCAATGCATGACGTCAATACTATTCTCTATTTACTTCATCCTGAATTCTTTACTCTTAAAGATTTCATGGTTTACGTCATTACTGACGGTCCCGCTATCGGCGGTACAATTGCTGATACTCAGGATCGTTGGTCAAATGGGCAGTTAAACGCACATGTTGCGATCGATATTGATGCCAAAGCGTTTGAGAATTGGTTCATTGAAGAAATCCCTAAAATGAATGCCTATCGCGGTTAA